A genomic window from Streptomyces sp. MST-110588 includes:
- a CDS encoding lactonase family protein: MGHGQRSSTDRAGSPPLRHGDRGGSGRGGRGVRSGQRGSGRGHRWRQPGAGPHRLGPAPPARPAPPGRRARPLFLGTYTSAPGGGTGIGLAAYDPESGEITATGVVTGLADPSYLALSPCRRRLYAVGEQRRGTVTAVALRADGRHRVLGSRSTGGAGPCHLSVHPGGRWLLSANYLSGSVAVHPVYGDGAPGERTDLVTHHRPPPGPGQSGPHAHQILTTPDGGHVLAVDLGNDTVYTYRLDPAAGTLREVSHATLRPGAGPRHLTFHPCGRYAYLANEVDNTVVVCAYDPFTGRLTPGAAQPTGTGPGTSYPAQFLVTADGAFAFLANRGHNSLTRFAVEAGGARLCLLDTVPVGGDFPRHIAFSPDGRLLFAANQKSGTVTVFSVNTGSGELRRVGEPFAAPVPVCVLPC; this comes from the coding sequence GTGGGGCATGGACAGCGCAGCAGCACGGACCGGGCCGGATCGCCGCCGCTTCGTCACGGCGATCGTGGCGGGAGTGGCCGGGGCGGCAGGGGTGTCAGGAGTGGGCAGCGCGGCAGCGGCCGGGGACATCGGTGGCGGCAGCCCGGGGCCGGCCCCCACCGGCTCGGTCCGGCCCCACCCGCGCGCCCCGCGCCTCCCGGGCGCCGCGCACGCCCGCTGTTCCTGGGGACGTACACCTCCGCCCCGGGCGGCGGTACGGGCATCGGGCTGGCGGCGTACGACCCGGAGAGCGGGGAGATCACCGCCACCGGCGTCGTGACCGGCCTCGCCGACCCCTCCTACCTGGCCCTGTCCCCCTGCCGCCGCAGGCTCTACGCGGTCGGCGAACAGCGGCGGGGGACGGTGACCGCCGTCGCGCTGCGCGCGGACGGCCGGCACCGGGTGCTCGGCTCCCGCTCCACCGGCGGGGCCGGGCCGTGCCACCTGTCCGTCCACCCCGGTGGGCGGTGGCTGCTGAGCGCCAACTACCTCTCCGGCAGCGTCGCCGTGCACCCCGTGTACGGCGACGGCGCACCGGGTGAACGTACGGACCTGGTCACCCACCACCGGCCACCGCCCGGCCCCGGACAGAGCGGCCCGCACGCCCACCAGATCCTCACCACACCGGACGGCGGTCATGTCCTCGCCGTCGACCTGGGCAACGACACGGTCTACACCTACCGGCTGGACCCGGCCGCCGGCACCCTGCGCGAGGTCTCCCACGCGACGCTGCGGCCCGGCGCGGGCCCGCGCCACCTCACCTTCCACCCCTGCGGGAGATACGCCTATCTGGCCAACGAGGTGGACAACACGGTCGTGGTGTGTGCGTACGACCCTTTCACCGGGCGGCTGACGCCGGGTGCCGCGCAGCCCACCGGTACGGGCCCCGGTACCAGCTATCCGGCGCAGTTCCTCGTCACCGCCGACGGGGCCTTCGCCTTTCTGGCCAACCGCGGGCACAACAGCCTCACACGGTTCGCCGTCGAAGCGGGCGGGGCGCGGCTGTGCCTGCTGGACACCGTGCCGGTCGGTGGTGACTTCCCGCGCCATATCGCTTTCTCGCCGGACGGCCGGCTGCTCTTCGCGGCGAATCAGAAGTCGGGGACGGTGACGGTCTTCTCGGTGAACACGGGCTCGGGCGAACTGCGGCGGGTGGGCGAGCCGTTCGCCGCTCCGGTGCCGGTGTGCGTACTTCCCTGCTGA
- a CDS encoding tetratricopeptide repeat protein produces the protein MYGKAFAPEYQGELASALGVNSSYEEVLATARRARREAASELERARAALAVAEAARRLGRVSEAGTAWRESYRAARRAGDRGAMAWALWSGGTLARQCGGLALARRLLGHAVTLADRGGDRLAHGYALAGLAETGRIQGDYEAVAALHDRLLEQARAHGETRHMVWAMSGIAQMHRNTGAYDKALELFEESARIAADGDDARGRAWSLRGIADILSLQGHVDRALSLLSEAEAICRRMDLAGALAYNHKMRGNVLHRAGRHEEALRTYAGALAEFEAMQEPRGSALSRLGLVKCRSRLGRPHHETLAELDALERDFRRIGLRQAQDAVIAFRAELGRSAAGTHVPRCDATTPRSPAVPATS, from the coding sequence ATGTACGGCAAGGCATTCGCTCCGGAATACCAGGGCGAGCTCGCGTCCGCGCTGGGTGTGAACTCCTCGTACGAAGAGGTCCTGGCGACGGCCCGCCGGGCCCGCCGGGAGGCGGCCTCGGAACTGGAGCGCGCCCGTGCCGCGCTCGCGGTCGCCGAGGCCGCCCGGCGCCTCGGCCGGGTGAGCGAGGCGGGCACGGCCTGGCGCGAGAGCTACCGGGCCGCGCGCCGCGCCGGTGACCGGGGCGCCATGGCCTGGGCGCTGTGGAGCGGCGGCACCCTCGCCCGCCAGTGCGGCGGCCTCGCCCTCGCCCGCCGGCTGCTGGGCCATGCCGTCACCCTCGCGGACCGGGGCGGCGACCGCCTCGCGCACGGCTACGCCCTGGCGGGCCTGGCCGAGACCGGCCGTATCCAGGGCGACTACGAGGCCGTCGCCGCACTCCACGACCGGCTCCTGGAACAGGCGCGGGCACACGGCGAGACCCGGCACATGGTCTGGGCGATGTCCGGCATCGCCCAGATGCACCGCAACACCGGCGCGTACGACAAGGCCCTCGAACTGTTCGAGGAGTCCGCGCGGATCGCGGCCGACGGGGACGACGCCCGTGGACGCGCCTGGTCGCTGCGCGGCATAGCCGACATCCTCTCCCTCCAGGGACACGTGGACCGGGCGCTGTCCCTCTTGAGCGAGGCCGAGGCCATATGCCGCCGGATGGACCTGGCCGGCGCCCTGGCCTACAACCACAAGATGCGGGGCAACGTCCTGCACCGCGCCGGCCGCCACGAGGAGGCCCTGCGCACCTACGCCGGGGCGCTGGCGGAGTTCGAGGCGATGCAGGAGCCGCGCGGCAGCGCCCTGTCCCGCCTGGGCCTGGTCAAATGCCGCTCCAGGCTGGGCCGCCCGCACCACGAGACGCTCGCCGAACTCGACGCCCTGGAGCGCGACTTCCGGCGCATCGGGCTGCGCCAGGCCCAGGACGCCGTCATCGCCTTCCGTGCGGAACTCGGGCGGTCGGCGGCAGGAACTCACGTACCTCGGTGCGATGCCACCACGCCCCGGTCTCCCGCAGTTCCCGCCACGTCGTGA
- a CDS encoding lipase maturation factor family protein: MEWFTNSDYWLSRLVFQRALAVVYVVAFVAAARQFRALIGERGMLPVPLFVRRVPFRKAPSVFHLRYSDRLFGAWSWAGALLAAAVAGGAADAVPLWAAMVMWAALWVMYLSVVNVGQTWYGFGWESLLLETGFLAVFLGNADTGPPVLVMWLLRWLLFRVEFGAGLIKMRGDRCWRDLTCLYYHHETQPMPGPLSWFFHHLPKPLHRVEVAANHVAQLVFPLLLFTPQPVAGWAALAVVVTQLWLVLSGNFAWLNWLTIVLAASAVDLPGLLGFSDPVRPSSVAGPPVWFEVLVVAVTVLVAVLSYRPALNLLSRQQRMNTSFDPLRLVNSYGAFGSVTRSRREIVVEGTEDAVVTPATVWHEYGFRGKPGDVRRLPRQYAPYHLRLDWMMWFAALSPAYARTWFGPFVERLLENDPATLRLLRHNPFPDVPPAQVRARVFLYRFTTWRELRETGAWWHRTEVREFLPPTARVPHGRR, translated from the coding sequence GTGGAGTGGTTCACGAATTCCGATTACTGGCTGAGCCGGCTGGTCTTCCAAAGGGCGCTGGCCGTGGTCTACGTCGTCGCGTTCGTGGCGGCAGCGCGGCAGTTCCGCGCGCTGATCGGCGAACGGGGGATGCTGCCGGTGCCCCTTTTCGTACGCCGGGTGCCGTTCCGCAAGGCCCCCAGCGTCTTCCACCTGCGCTACAGCGACCGCCTCTTCGGCGCGTGGTCGTGGGCGGGGGCCCTGCTGGCGGCGGCCGTCGCCGGGGGCGCGGCCGACGCCGTACCGCTGTGGGCCGCGATGGTGATGTGGGCGGCCCTGTGGGTGATGTATCTGTCGGTCGTCAACGTCGGGCAGACGTGGTACGGCTTCGGCTGGGAGTCGCTGCTGCTGGAGACCGGTTTCCTGGCGGTGTTCCTCGGCAACGCGGACACCGGGCCGCCGGTGCTGGTGATGTGGCTGCTGCGCTGGCTGCTGTTCCGGGTGGAGTTCGGCGCGGGCCTGATCAAGATGCGCGGCGACCGCTGCTGGCGGGATCTGACCTGTCTGTACTACCACCACGAGACCCAGCCGATGCCCGGGCCGCTGAGCTGGTTCTTCCACCATCTGCCCAAACCTCTGCACCGCGTGGAGGTGGCCGCCAACCACGTGGCCCAACTCGTCTTCCCCCTGCTGCTGTTCACCCCGCAGCCGGTGGCGGGCTGGGCCGCGCTGGCCGTCGTCGTCACCCAGCTCTGGCTGGTCCTGTCGGGCAACTTCGCCTGGCTGAACTGGCTGACGATCGTCCTGGCGGCCTCGGCCGTGGACCTGCCGGGCCTGCTGGGCTTCTCGGACCCGGTACGTCCCTCCTCGGTCGCCGGGCCCCCGGTGTGGTTCGAGGTGCTGGTCGTGGCCGTCACCGTCCTGGTCGCCGTCCTCAGCTACCGTCCGGCCCTGAACCTCCTGTCCCGTCAGCAGCGCATGAACACCTCCTTTGACCCGCTGCGCCTGGTCAACTCCTACGGCGCGTTCGGCAGCGTCACCCGCAGCCGCCGGGAGATCGTGGTGGAGGGCACGGAGGACGCCGTGGTGACGCCGGCGACGGTCTGGCACGAGTACGGGTTCCGGGGCAAGCCGGGGGACGTACGGCGGCTGCCGCGCCAGTACGCCCCGTACCATCTGCGCCTGGACTGGATGATGTGGTTCGCGGCGCTCTCACCGGCCTACGCCCGGACCTGGTTCGGCCCGTTCGTGGAGCGGCTGCTGGAGAACGACCCGGCGACGCTGCGGCTGCTGCGCCACAACCCCTTCCCCGACGTGCCGCCCGCCCAGGTGCGGGCCCGGGTCTTCCTCTACCGCTTCACGACGTGGCGGGAACTGCGGGAGACCGGGGCGTGGTGGCATCGCACCGAGGTACGTGAGTTCCTGCCGCCGACCGCCCGAGTTCCGCACGGAAGGCGATGA
- a CDS encoding TIGR03086 family metal-binding protein, producing MSDDTNSHGADGRHNSGDRAGRIRGHEEILSAHGEAISLFGARVHAVRPDQWDAPTPCSEWSVRDLVNHLTVEQLWVPRLVRDGATIEEVGDAFDGDHLGDDPVGAWDRAAAEAVVAFREPGALDRTVHLSSGPGPAGPYCSQMMSDAVVHAWDLSRAIGAEEELPPELATAALREVEPYADGLEKSGLFAAPVEPPPGADDLTRLLCLLGRRP from the coding sequence ATGAGCGATGACACGAACAGCCACGGGGCCGACGGCCGTCACAACAGTGGGGACCGGGCCGGCCGGATCCGCGGTCATGAGGAAATTCTCAGCGCGCACGGCGAGGCGATCTCCCTGTTCGGGGCGCGGGTGCACGCCGTACGGCCCGACCAGTGGGACGCCCCGACGCCCTGCTCCGAGTGGTCGGTGCGCGACCTGGTGAACCACCTCACCGTCGAGCAGTTGTGGGTGCCGCGGCTGGTCCGGGACGGCGCCACCATAGAGGAGGTGGGTGACGCGTTCGACGGCGACCACCTGGGTGACGATCCGGTCGGCGCCTGGGACCGCGCGGCGGCGGAAGCCGTGGTGGCCTTCCGTGAACCCGGCGCGCTGGACCGGACGGTGCACCTGTCCTCAGGCCCCGGGCCGGCGGGTCCGTACTGCTCGCAGATGATGTCCGACGCGGTCGTGCACGCCTGGGACCTGTCCCGCGCGATCGGGGCCGAGGAGGAGCTGCCGCCCGAGCTGGCGACGGCGGCGCTGCGCGAGGTGGAACCGTACGCGGACGGGCTGGAGAAGTCCGGACTGTTCGCCGCTCCCGTCGAGCCGCCGCCCGGCGCCGACGACCTCACCCGGCTGCTGTGCCTGCTGGGGCGCCGGCCCTGA
- a CDS encoding ABC transporter ATP-binding protein, translating to MLRMVGAGRSFGERAALCPVDLEVPAGTCVALLGRNGSGKSTLLRLACGRDRPTTGTVEWDGSPMTEDDPRLRRRIAVVGDTLSCYPDLTVRQHLELVAIGHGVPDADARVQEALERQRLTGRQDARPGALSSGQLQSMLLAAALLRPRDLLILDEPEQRLDPAARRRLRDVLRAETERGTTVLFATHHQELAREAADRVLVLEDGVVIADGSPEQALARVEL from the coding sequence ATGTTGAGAATGGTGGGGGCCGGGCGCAGCTTCGGTGAGCGTGCGGCACTGTGTCCGGTTGATCTCGAGGTTCCCGCGGGGACGTGTGTCGCGCTGCTGGGCCGCAACGGCTCCGGCAAGTCGACGCTGCTGCGCCTGGCCTGCGGCCGTGACCGGCCCACCACCGGGACCGTCGAATGGGACGGGTCCCCGATGACGGAGGACGACCCGCGGTTGCGCCGCCGGATCGCCGTCGTCGGCGACACCCTGTCCTGCTACCCGGACCTGACCGTCCGCCAGCACCTCGAACTGGTCGCGATCGGACACGGCGTGCCCGACGCCGACGCCCGCGTCCAAGAGGCGCTGGAGCGGCAGCGGCTCACCGGCCGTCAGGACGCCCGCCCCGGCGCCCTGTCCTCCGGCCAGCTCCAGTCCATGCTGCTCGCCGCCGCCCTGCTGCGCCCGCGCGACCTGCTGATCCTGGACGAGCCGGAGCAGCGGCTGGACCCCGCGGCCCGGCGGCGGCTGCGGGATGTGCTCCGTGCCGAGACCGAGCGCGGCACGACCGTCCTGTTCGCCACCCATCACCAGGAACTGGCGCGCGAGGCCGCCGACCGGGTGCTGGTGCTGGAGGACGGCGTGGTGATCGCCGACGGCAGTCCCGAACAGGCCCTGGCGAGGGTCGAGCTGTGA
- a CDS encoding AMP-binding protein, translating to MDVAPVPAAIRSAGFERSYPDFFERAARIATGLRDLGVEPGDRIAVVLRNEPAYLEITAAAALIGASAVPVNWHFKNDDLRHVLADSASRVVFAHTDLLPGVAAVLPEGARLIEAPVPAEIADACGFPPPSPTGGHPLLDTWLAGHAPLAEAAAERPPTIIYSSGTTGRPKGVLREPVSAEQLAAAVEKFLEHFAIRPGGSTLIPAPLYHASPSQHAVLALAAGLDITLMPRFDAQEFLRLIERHRIEQAQVVPTMFVRLLRLPKEVREGYDISSLTSVVHAAAPCPPHIKHAMIDWLGPILREYYGGSETGPVTWCDSRQWLEHPGTVGRAEGTCGVAVLGPDGTVLPPGETGDIYLKPSDDWPGFSYLGDPAKRTAMESAHLPGYVTVGDVGHLDADGYLYLSDRRDDMVISGGVNIYPAEIEGCLLSLTGVRDAAVFGIPDQEFGESLAAHIQPENGAALTAEDVRAHVAGRLASYKVPRTVVFEESLPRDDSGKLFRRRLRDPYWVGHGSNI from the coding sequence ATGGACGTCGCCCCCGTACCCGCCGCGATCCGTTCGGCCGGGTTCGAGCGCTCGTACCCAGACTTCTTCGAACGCGCCGCGCGCATCGCGACCGGCCTGCGCGACCTGGGGGTGGAGCCCGGCGACCGGATCGCGGTCGTGCTGCGCAACGAGCCCGCCTACCTGGAGATCACCGCCGCCGCGGCCCTGATCGGAGCCTCGGCGGTCCCCGTCAACTGGCACTTCAAGAACGACGATCTGCGCCATGTGCTCGCCGACAGCGCGAGCAGGGTGGTCTTCGCCCACACCGACCTGCTGCCCGGCGTGGCCGCCGTACTGCCGGAAGGCGCCCGGCTGATCGAGGCCCCGGTCCCCGCCGAGATCGCCGATGCCTGCGGCTTCCCGCCCCCGTCGCCCACCGGCGGCCACCCGCTCCTGGACACCTGGCTCGCCGGCCACGCTCCGCTGGCCGAGGCCGCCGCCGAGCGCCCGCCGACCATCATCTACAGCTCCGGAACCACCGGCCGCCCCAAAGGAGTGCTGCGCGAACCGGTCAGCGCCGAGCAACTGGCCGCGGCGGTGGAGAAGTTCCTCGAACACTTCGCGATCCGTCCCGGCGGCAGCACCCTGATCCCGGCGCCGCTCTACCACGCCTCGCCCAGCCAGCACGCCGTACTGGCCCTGGCCGCCGGACTCGACATCACCCTCATGCCGCGCTTCGACGCGCAGGAGTTCCTGCGGCTCATCGAGCGCCACCGCATCGAGCAGGCGCAGGTCGTGCCCACCATGTTCGTCCGCCTGCTGCGGCTGCCCAAGGAGGTGCGCGAAGGGTATGACATCTCCTCCCTCACCTCGGTCGTGCACGCTGCCGCCCCCTGCCCGCCCCACATCAAGCACGCCATGATCGACTGGCTGGGCCCCATCCTGCGCGAGTACTACGGAGGCAGCGAGACAGGCCCGGTGACCTGGTGCGACAGCCGGCAGTGGCTGGAGCACCCGGGAACCGTCGGCCGCGCCGAAGGGACGTGCGGGGTGGCGGTCCTGGGCCCGGATGGCACCGTACTGCCGCCCGGGGAGACCGGCGACATCTACCTCAAGCCCTCCGACGACTGGCCGGGGTTCAGCTACCTCGGCGACCCGGCCAAGCGGACCGCGATGGAATCCGCGCACCTGCCCGGATACGTCACGGTCGGGGACGTCGGCCATCTCGACGCGGACGGCTACCTCTACCTCAGCGACCGCCGCGACGACATGGTGATCTCCGGTGGGGTCAACATCTACCCGGCGGAGATCGAAGGCTGTCTGCTGTCCCTGACGGGGGTGCGGGACGCGGCCGTCTTCGGCATCCCCGACCAGGAGTTCGGCGAGTCGCTGGCCGCGCACATCCAGCCGGAGAACGGCGCGGCGCTGACCGCCGAGGACGTACGTGCCCATGTCGCGGGGCGGCTGGCGTCGTACAAGGTACCCAGGACGGTGGTCTTCGAGGAGAGCCTGCCGCGTGACGACTCCGGCAAGCTCTTCCGGCGGCGGCTGCGCGACCCGTACTGGGTGGGCCACGGCAGCAACATCTGA
- a CDS encoding SRPBCC family protein yields the protein MSQVEESVEVAVPVRTAYNQWTQFEEFPHFMEGVERIEQRSDTLTHWVTKVDGVTREFDARITEQLPDERIAWTTVAGEAEQSGVVTFHRLDEARTKVMLQMEFVPEGLAETVGDKLGFVRRQVKGDLERFKEYIESYGTETGAWRGEV from the coding sequence ATGTCGCAGGTGGAAGAGTCCGTCGAGGTCGCCGTGCCGGTGCGGACGGCTTACAACCAGTGGACGCAGTTCGAGGAGTTCCCGCACTTCATGGAGGGGGTCGAGCGGATCGAGCAGCGCTCCGACACGCTGACGCACTGGGTCACCAAGGTCGACGGTGTGACCCGGGAGTTCGACGCGCGGATCACCGAGCAGCTCCCCGACGAACGGATCGCCTGGACCACCGTCGCCGGCGAGGCCGAGCAGTCCGGTGTGGTCACCTTCCACCGCCTGGACGAGGCCAGGACCAAGGTGATGCTCCAGATGGAGTTCGTCCCCGAGGGGCTCGCCGAGACCGTCGGCGACAAGCTCGGATTCGTCCGCCGGCAGGTCAAGGGCGACCTCGAACGCTTCAAGGAGTACATCGAGTCCTACGGCACGGAGACCGGCGCCTGGCGCGGCGAGGTCTGA
- a CDS encoding alpha/beta hydrolase translates to MNREPSRPIQPIHVTVWDESTPGAPRAVLVHGTMTWGTECFAAQRPLADQFRLEVADRRGFGDSPDTERGDYAVDAQDVVELLGNGAHLVGHSYGGVVALLAAADRPRAVHSLTLIEPSALRVAAGNPVVAAALDRLRAAAGNGPAARTDPEEYLRASAEPFGLPVPEPTPRVLRAVRSAMAERPSWDAEVPLGPIASAEWPKVVVNGTWERAHPAYREFVGEALAACGETVAELIGARHVRVEGAGHLPHQERPDVVNDVLRRLWQN, encoded by the coding sequence ATGAACCGAGAGCCGAGTCGGCCGATTCAGCCGATTCATGTGACGGTCTGGGACGAGTCGACGCCCGGTGCCCCGCGGGCGGTGCTGGTGCACGGCACGATGACCTGGGGAACGGAGTGCTTCGCGGCCCAGCGCCCGCTGGCCGACCAGTTCCGGCTGGAGGTGGCCGACCGGCGCGGCTTCGGCGACAGCCCCGACACGGAACGCGGCGACTACGCGGTCGACGCACAGGACGTCGTCGAACTCCTGGGGAACGGCGCCCACTTGGTGGGCCACTCCTACGGAGGAGTGGTGGCGCTGCTCGCCGCGGCGGACCGGCCGCGGGCCGTGCACTCCCTGACCCTGATCGAGCCGTCCGCGCTGCGCGTGGCGGCCGGGAACCCGGTCGTGGCGGCGGCGCTGGACCGGCTGCGCGCGGCGGCCGGGAACGGGCCGGCGGCGCGGACCGATCCCGAGGAGTACCTGCGGGCATCCGCCGAGCCGTTCGGCCTGCCGGTACCGGAACCGACCCCGCGCGTGCTGCGCGCGGTGCGGTCCGCGATGGCCGAACGGCCCTCGTGGGACGCGGAGGTTCCGCTCGGTCCGATCGCCTCGGCCGAGTGGCCCAAGGTCGTGGTCAACGGGACGTGGGAGCGCGCGCACCCCGCCTACAGAGAGTTCGTCGGGGAGGCGCTGGCCGCGTGCGGGGAGACCGTCGCGGAGCTGATCGGCGCCCGGCACGTACGTGTCGAGGGTGCCGGCCACCTGCCGCACCAGGAGCGCCCGGACGTGGTGAACGACGTGCTCAGGCGGTTGTGGCAGAACTGA
- a CDS encoding aminoglycoside phosphotransferase family protein, with protein MTPREKDDALFPPDLPVFQEMGRHAPGRAWLDRLPGIVRDVRQEWDLRLGAPLYGGSCSWVAPAELPGGGPAVLKVTWPHREAAGEATGLRAWDGRGAVRLLRADRERYALLMERCDPGVSLEDVLDGSSKDAPEGTCAEPAGLLLSAAGLLRELWAAPVPADGELERVADVCAEWADALQERMLRLRPGYDPGLVALGADLLRKLPGTAGREVVVHGDFNPGNILSARRRPWLAIDPKPMVGDPGYDPWPLLEQVDEPFGYERPRPVLRERFGLLAEAVGEDPARLLSWAVARVVENALWCADHDDVPGGEEELARARILADLAGL; from the coding sequence ATGACACCTCGGGAGAAGGACGACGCCCTCTTTCCGCCCGACCTGCCGGTCTTCCAGGAGATGGGGCGGCACGCCCCCGGTCGCGCGTGGCTGGACCGGCTGCCGGGGATCGTCCGGGACGTGCGGCAGGAGTGGGATCTACGGCTCGGCGCGCCCCTGTACGGCGGCAGTTGCTCCTGGGTGGCGCCCGCCGAACTGCCCGGCGGCGGCCCGGCCGTACTGAAGGTGACCTGGCCGCACCGTGAGGCCGCCGGGGAGGCCACCGGGCTGCGCGCGTGGGACGGGCGGGGCGCGGTACGGCTGCTCCGCGCCGACCGCGAGCGGTACGCGCTGCTGATGGAGCGCTGTGACCCGGGCGTCTCACTGGAAGACGTACTGGACGGCTCATCGAAGGACGCTCCGGAAGGCACCTGCGCGGAACCCGCCGGGCTGCTGCTGTCGGCCGCCGGGCTGCTGCGCGAGCTGTGGGCCGCGCCGGTACCGGCCGACGGCGAACTGGAACGGGTGGCCGATGTGTGTGCCGAGTGGGCCGATGCCCTCCAGGAGCGGATGCTGCGCCTGCGGCCCGGCTACGACCCCGGACTGGTCGCGCTGGGCGCGGACCTCCTGCGCAAGCTGCCGGGCACGGCCGGCCGCGAGGTGGTGGTGCACGGCGACTTCAACCCCGGCAACATCCTGTCGGCGCGGCGTCGCCCCTGGCTGGCCATCGACCCCAAACCCATGGTCGGCGACCCGGGTTACGACCCGTGGCCGCTGCTGGAGCAGGTCGACGAGCCGTTCGGGTACGAGCGTCCGCGCCCCGTGCTCCGCGAGCGGTTCGGGCTGCTGGCCGAGGCGGTGGGCGAGGATCCCGCGCGGCTGCTGTCCTGGGCGGTGGCGCGCGTCGTGGAGAACGCCTTGTGGTGTGCCGACCACGATGACGTACCGGGCGGCGAGGAGGAGTTGGCGCGGGCGCGCATACTGGCGGACCTCGCCGGGCTGTGA
- a CDS encoding CapA family protein, which translates to MNVHRRYGAAALLVALAVGCGFLDDAPYGGGRGTGADRHLAGPATPRPAARPESPPAHSAHPAHPAHTESPPAHPGAKPFTLVASGDVIASYPSVLDTARQDAGGSGYEYRRILAGVRPVIEHAGLAVCHLETPLGPPGGPFTGYPVFKAPPQVADALRATGYDSCSTASNHTLDDGEEGVRRTLDVLDQAGLRHVGSARDAAEAARPAMLTAPGGARVAQLSYTYGTNGVPLPDGKPWTVNPIDARRIVADARAARRAGADIVLVSPHWGTEYQTAPDEQQLSVARAITAARTAGRPDIDLVIGTHAHTPQPYEKVNGTWVVYGMGDQIAGIMESERGNWGTIARFRFAPPEGEGRRWRVTSAEYIPQLSDHGPPLRMVDLTATRRFPDVREEIREAVLSRGAARDGLTEGR; encoded by the coding sequence ATGAACGTGCACAGACGGTACGGGGCGGCTGCCCTGCTCGTCGCGCTGGCCGTGGGCTGCGGCTTCTTGGACGACGCCCCGTACGGCGGCGGCCGGGGCACCGGGGCGGACCGCCACCTCGCCGGCCCGGCGACACCCCGGCCCGCCGCACGCCCTGAATCCCCTCCGGCACACTCCGCACACCCCGCACACCCTGCGCACACTGAATCCCCTCCGGCGCACCCCGGCGCGAAGCCGTTCACCCTCGTCGCCTCGGGTGACGTCATCGCCTCCTACCCCTCCGTACTGGACACCGCACGCCAGGACGCGGGCGGCTCCGGTTACGAGTACCGGCGGATCCTGGCCGGTGTGCGGCCCGTCATCGAACACGCCGGCCTGGCGGTCTGTCACCTGGAGACGCCCCTGGGCCCGCCCGGCGGCCCTTTCACCGGATATCCCGTCTTCAAGGCCCCGCCGCAGGTCGCCGACGCGCTGCGGGCCACCGGCTACGACTCCTGCTCCACCGCCTCCAACCACACCCTGGACGACGGTGAGGAAGGCGTCCGGCGCACCCTGGACGTCCTGGACCAGGCGGGTCTGCGGCACGTGGGCTCGGCCCGCGACGCCGCCGAGGCGGCCCGGCCCGCGATGCTCACGGCGCCCGGCGGCGCGCGGGTCGCCCAGCTCTCGTACACCTATGGGACCAACGGTGTCCCGCTGCCCGACGGCAAGCCCTGGACCGTCAATCCGATCGACGCGCGGCGGATCGTCGCGGACGCGCGGGCCGCCCGCCGGGCCGGCGCCGACATCGTCCTGGTCAGCCCCCACTGGGGGACGGAGTACCAGACGGCGCCCGACGAGCAGCAGCTCTCGGTCGCCCGGGCGATCACCGCCGCGCGCACCGCCGGCCGGCCCGACATCGACCTGGTCATCGGCACCCACGCGCACACTCCGCAGCCGTACGAGAAGGTCAACGGCACCTGGGTCGTCTACGGCATGGGCGACCAGATCGCCGGGATCATGGAGAGCGAGCGCGGCAACTGGGGCACCATCGCCCGCTTCCGCTTCGCGCCGCCCGAAGGGGAGGGACGGCGCTGGCGGGTGACCAGCGCCGAGTACATCCCGCAGCTCTCCGACCACGGGCCGCCGCTGCGGATGGTCGACCTCACCGCCACTCGTCGTTTCCCGGACGTGCGCGAGGAGATCCGCGAGGCCGTCCTGAGCCGTGGCGCGGCCCGTGACGGGCTCACCGAGGGCCGCTGA
- a CDS encoding TetR-like C-terminal domain-containing protein, whose amino-acid sequence MARLRAQLRAYCRYAVGHPAKYRLLYETRQTPVGPERLAGHPAGLLVRSLHDALTACEEAGWTVRGSRTEAPYVLWSAVHGRVMLWQVMPSRKDTSRLDRFVDELLNLLLDR is encoded by the coding sequence GTGGCACGGCTGCGGGCACAACTGCGCGCCTACTGCCGGTACGCCGTCGGCCACCCCGCCAAGTACCGCCTGCTGTACGAGACCCGGCAGACCCCGGTCGGGCCCGAGCGACTGGCCGGCCACCCGGCCGGGCTGCTGGTGCGGAGCCTGCACGACGCCCTGACGGCGTGCGAGGAGGCAGGCTGGACGGTGCGCGGATCCCGTACGGAGGCGCCGTACGTCCTGTGGTCGGCGGTGCATGGCCGGGTCATGCTCTGGCAGGTCATGCCCAGCCGCAAGGACACCAGCCGGCTGGACCGCTTCGTGGACGAGCTGCTGAACCTCCTCCTCGACCGCTGA